In a single window of the Streptomyces cinnabarinus genome:
- a CDS encoding DUF2637 domain-containing protein has protein sequence MAGPPQLTRTHRVLIGVVVFGAVIIAGIGFAGSYAAVRELALQKGFGNFSYVFPIGIDAGICVLLALDLLLTWIRIPFPLLRQTAWLLTAATIAFNGAAAWPDPLGVGMHAVIPILFVVSVEAARHAIGRIADITADKHMEGVRLTRWLLSPGPTFLLWRRMKLWELRSYEQVIKLEQERLVYQARLRSRFGRSWRRKAPVESLMPLRLARYGVPLAETAPAGLAAAGIEPAVIPATDVAAGSRAAGAAPVPLNGAPPSEQRPQLVANQHPEHYDYGPEPEESPWLHARHPEQIEYHGGYDPAFDPGYDQWHEEEPPAPEPSPEETGSFPIPVAPGRTRELGEGGGNPEPDEESYYQVFRQSIDGSYPTPRVLGDNIQATYGTTLSPSELKNLTERFQKRHSEELEEDHIA, from the coding sequence GTGGCCGGGCCACCGCAACTGACCCGGACACACCGCGTTCTCATCGGCGTGGTCGTGTTCGGCGCAGTGATCATCGCCGGTATCGGCTTCGCCGGTTCGTACGCGGCCGTCCGTGAGCTGGCCCTGCAGAAGGGCTTCGGGAACTTCAGCTATGTGTTCCCGATCGGCATCGACGCGGGCATCTGTGTGCTGCTCGCCCTGGACCTGCTCCTGACCTGGATCAGGATCCCCTTCCCGCTGCTGCGCCAGACCGCCTGGCTGCTGACGGCCGCCACCATCGCCTTCAACGGCGCGGCGGCCTGGCCGGACCCGCTGGGCGTCGGCATGCACGCGGTGATCCCGATCCTGTTCGTGGTGTCCGTGGAAGCGGCCCGCCATGCGATCGGGCGCATCGCGGACATCACCGCGGACAAGCACATGGAGGGCGTCCGCCTGACCCGCTGGCTGCTCAGCCCGGGCCCGACGTTCCTCCTGTGGCGCCGCATGAAGCTCTGGGAGCTGCGCTCCTACGAGCAGGTCATCAAGCTGGAGCAGGAACGTCTCGTCTACCAGGCCCGCCTCCGCTCCCGCTTCGGCCGATCCTGGCGCCGCAAGGCCCCGGTGGAGTCCTTGATGCCGCTGCGGCTGGCCCGCTACGGCGTCCCCCTGGCGGAGACGGCCCCGGCGGGCCTGGCGGCGGCGGGCATAGAACCGGCGGTGATACCCGCCACCGACGTAGCTGCGGGCAGTCGTGCCGCTGGGGCGGCGCCCGTGCCACTGAACGGCGCACCTCCCAGCGAGCAGCGCCCCCAACTGGTCGCGAACCAGCACCCCGAGCACTACGACTACGGGCCCGAGCCGGAAGAAAGCCCGTGGCTGCACGCCAGGCACCCGGAACAGATCGAGTACCACGGCGGCTACGACCCCGCGTTCGACCCGGGCTACGACCAGTGGCACGAGGAAGAACCCCCGGCCCCCGAACCCTCCCCGGAGGAGACCGGCAGCTTCCCCATCCCGGTGGCCCCCGGCCGAACCCGCGAGCTGGGCGAGGGCGGCGGCAACCCGGAGCCGGACGAGGAGTCGTACTACCAGGTCTTCCGCCAGTCGATAGACGGCAGCTACCCCACGCCCCGGGTCCTGGGCGACAACATCCAGGCGACCTACGGCACGACCCTGAGCCCCAGCGAGCTGAAGAACCTCACGGAGCGCTTCCAGAAGCGCCACTCGGAGGAACTCGAAGAGGACCACATCGCGTAA
- a CDS encoding DUF3558 family protein, producing the protein MSEGTMQRPAQREQLNQRTKRLSRVLLGAATVPVMLIAAGCSSDSGSDSASKNSAAETSASASPSPTVQAAAYDKLPEACDVLSGDTLGDLVPKAGKSGKEGASNDTATRASCSWSSLDNNGVDGSQFRWLNVSLLRFESDVTRGSGDKLAQEYYAKQVKDVQAVEGAKNVKSEPVTGTGDEATAVRYDLKKKEGSFKQQTIVARVENVVITLDYNGAGLAGEKTPSADTLTKLAKQATKEAVTAVTKANGTDGGSASANPSKSASKSPSKSSSKSPSKKATTKS; encoded by the coding sequence ATGAGTGAAGGAACCATGCAGCGACCAGCACAGCGAGAGCAGCTCAACCAGCGAACGAAGCGCCTGAGCCGGGTACTTCTCGGTGCCGCCACGGTCCCGGTGATGCTGATCGCCGCCGGCTGCTCCTCCGACTCCGGCTCGGACAGCGCGAGCAAGAACTCCGCTGCCGAGACCTCGGCGTCGGCGAGCCCGTCGCCCACGGTGCAGGCCGCCGCGTACGACAAGCTGCCCGAGGCCTGCGACGTACTGTCGGGCGACACTCTCGGCGATCTCGTGCCGAAGGCGGGCAAGTCCGGCAAGGAGGGCGCGTCCAACGACACCGCGACGCGCGCCAGCTGCTCCTGGAGCAGCCTCGACAACAACGGTGTGGACGGTTCGCAGTTCCGCTGGCTGAACGTCTCGCTGCTGCGCTTCGAGTCCGACGTCACCCGTGGCTCGGGCGACAAGCTGGCGCAGGAGTACTACGCCAAGCAGGTCAAGGACGTCCAGGCGGTGGAGGGCGCGAAGAACGTCAAGTCGGAGCCGGTCACCGGGACGGGCGACGAGGCGACGGCGGTGCGCTACGACCTGAAGAAGAAGGAAGGCTCCTTCAAGCAGCAGACCATCGTGGCCCGCGTCGAGAACGTCGTCATCACCCTCGACTACAACGGCGCCGGTCTCGCGGGCGAGAAGACGCCGAGCGCGGACACCCTCACCAAGCTGGCCAAGCAGGCCACCAAGGAAGCGGTGACCGCGGTCACGAAGGCCAACGGCACGGACGGCGGCTCGGCGAGCGCGAATCCGTCCAAGTCGGCGTCAAAGTCCCCGTCGAAGTCGTCCTCGAAGTCGCCCTCCAAGAAGGCGACGACGAAGAGCTGA
- a CDS encoding DUF3558 domain-containing protein: MQRKAYVPGAVALLAALLAGCTGSSSDGGPTDGSNPGDSGTATAAAEPGRYRTLPEPCGAADPDTLDLLLPGIPQIADEDQQEKAYEGTPTVTYDTDRKVGCRWKVESADATDHLFIDFERVVSYDNAVSDDSQAEQVFATLRTEADLPEPTISDTEAVDDATSTPTDAASASASPSDSTSPSSSPPSSPSSTPTDLQPRVLDDLGDEAFLDDALSSAGSTAQQRTVTVAFRTSNVIVTIQYEEQPATVGAVPDSKEMQDRALNLAAELADTLAG, encoded by the coding sequence GTGCAGCGGAAGGCGTACGTACCCGGCGCCGTCGCGCTCCTCGCGGCACTGCTGGCCGGCTGCACCGGAAGCTCCTCGGACGGCGGCCCGACGGACGGCTCCAACCCCGGCGACTCCGGTACGGCGACGGCCGCGGCCGAGCCCGGCCGCTACCGCACGCTCCCGGAGCCCTGTGGCGCGGCCGACCCGGACACCCTCGACCTCCTGCTGCCCGGCATCCCGCAGATCGCCGACGAGGACCAACAGGAGAAGGCGTACGAGGGCACCCCGACCGTCACGTACGACACCGACCGCAAGGTCGGCTGCCGCTGGAAGGTGGAGTCGGCCGACGCCACCGACCACCTCTTCATCGACTTCGAGCGGGTCGTGTCCTACGACAACGCCGTCAGCGACGACAGCCAGGCCGAGCAGGTCTTCGCGACGCTGCGCACGGAGGCCGACCTCCCGGAGCCGACGATCTCGGACACCGAGGCGGTGGACGACGCCACCAGCACCCCGACCGACGCCGCGTCCGCCTCCGCCTCCCCCTCGGACTCGACCTCCCCCTCTTCCTCCCCCCCTTCTTCTCCCTCCTCCACACCCACCGACCTCCAGCCCCGCGTCCTCGACGACCTCGGCGACGAGGCGTTCCTGGACGACGCGTTGAGCAGCGCCGGTTCGACCGCCCAGCAGCGCACGGTGACTGTGGCATTCCGCACGTCCAACGTCATCGTGACCATCCAGTACGAGGAGCAGCCGGCCACCGTCGGCGCGGTCCCGGACAGCAAGGAAATGCAGGACAGGGCGCTGAATCTGGCGGCCGAACTCGCGGACACGCTGGCCGGCTGA
- a CDS encoding RtcB family protein translates to MSYVEMPGAKVPIRMWTDPTTVEDVALQQLRNVATLPWIKGLAVMPDVHYGKGATVGSVIAMQGAVCPAAVGVDIGCGMSAVKTSLTANDLPGDLSRLRSKIEQAIPVGRGMHGDAVDPTRMHGFGTAGWDDFWGRFDGIADAVKFRQERATKQMGTLGSGNHFVEVCTDTEGAVWLMLHSGSRNIGKELAEFHIGVAQRLPHNQGLVDRDLAVFVADTPQMAAYRNDLFWAQEYAKYNRSIMMALLKDVVRKEFKKAKPVFEPEISAHHNYVAEERYEGMDLLVTRKGAIRAGSGEYGIIPGSMGTGSYIVKGLGNPLSFNSASHGAGRRMSRNAAKRRFSTKDLEEQTRGVECRKDSGVVDEIPGAYKPIEQVIDQQRDLVEVVAKLKQVVCVKG, encoded by the coding sequence ATGTCGTACGTAGAGATGCCGGGCGCGAAGGTTCCGATCCGGATGTGGACGGATCCGACGACGGTGGAGGACGTGGCCCTCCAGCAGCTGCGGAATGTGGCGACCCTGCCGTGGATCAAGGGTCTGGCGGTCATGCCGGACGTGCACTACGGCAAGGGCGCGACGGTGGGGTCCGTCATCGCGATGCAGGGCGCGGTGTGCCCGGCCGCGGTGGGCGTGGACATCGGTTGCGGAATGTCGGCGGTGAAGACGTCCCTGACCGCGAACGATCTCCCCGGTGACCTGTCGCGGCTGCGGTCGAAGATCGAGCAGGCGATTCCGGTGGGCCGTGGCATGCACGGCGACGCCGTCGACCCGACCCGGATGCACGGCTTCGGCACGGCCGGGTGGGACGACTTCTGGGGACGCTTCGACGGGATCGCGGACGCGGTGAAGTTCCGGCAGGAGCGGGCCACCAAGCAGATGGGGACGCTCGGCAGCGGAAACCACTTCGTCGAAGTGTGCACCGACACCGAGGGTGCCGTCTGGCTGATGCTGCACTCCGGCTCCCGCAACATCGGCAAGGAACTCGCCGAGTTCCACATCGGCGTGGCCCAGAGGCTCCCGCACAACCAGGGCCTGGTCGACCGCGACCTCGCCGTCTTCGTCGCGGACACCCCGCAGATGGCGGCGTACCGCAACGACCTGTTCTGGGCGCAGGAGTACGCGAAGTACAACCGCTCGATCATGATGGCGCTCCTGAAGGACGTGGTCCGCAAGGAGTTCAAGAAGGCCAAGCCGGTCTTCGAGCCGGAGATCAGCGCGCACCACAACTACGTGGCCGAGGAGCGCTACGAGGGCATGGACCTGCTCGTGACCCGCAAGGGCGCGATCCGGGCCGGCTCCGGCGAGTACGGGATCATCCCGGGCTCGATGGGCACGGGTTCGTACATCGTGAAGGGCCTCGGCAACCCGCTGTCCTTCAACTCGGCCTCGCACGGCGCGGGGCGGCGCATGAGCCGCAACGCCGCCAAGCGCCGCTTCTCCACCAAGGACCTGGAGGAGCAGACGCGGGGCGTGGAGTGCCGTAAGGACTCCGGTGTCGTGGACGAGATCCCGGGCGCCTACAAGCCGATCGAGCAGGTCATCGATCAGCAGCGGGACCTGGTGGAGGTCGTGGCGAAGCTGAAGCAGGTCGTCTGCGTGAAGGGCTGA
- a CDS encoding GNAT family N-acetyltransferase — protein MDRHLRFDALHNFRDLGGYRTTDGRRIRPALLYRADSLGKLSEGTEDWTRFLALGVRTVIDLRHPWEIEARGRVPDHPGLTYRNLSIEHRPYDQAAQPPGVLAGPYLAERYLEVAEDGTEEIRQALELIAKSAESDEPLVFHCASGKDRTGELAALVLSLLGVDEQTIIEDFSLTELATEALLADWRARNDGRSPRWPDFARAPESVMRLFLAALKERHGSVEGYVTEALSLDAEALARTLRGALLEQPPAEWPELAYRKATEEDAPTLVRLRDSAALWQLARGIDQWKPGEKGADHFRARTRDGEVWLAHSGGHLAGAWELWWSDPAAWGPRPDEAGYIHRLMTTPHTAPPGTGRALLARAESRITETGRPYARLDCLSSNPRLRAYYESAGYRVVGEQRAKQGGAGSPYAVTLMEKRLA, from the coding sequence GTGGACAGACACCTGCGCTTCGACGCCCTGCACAACTTCCGCGACCTCGGCGGCTACCGCACGACCGACGGCCGCCGGATCCGCCCCGCCCTCCTCTACCGCGCCGACTCCCTCGGCAAGCTCAGCGAAGGCACCGAGGACTGGACCCGCTTCCTCGCGCTGGGCGTCCGTACGGTGATCGACCTGCGCCATCCCTGGGAGATCGAGGCCCGGGGCCGGGTCCCGGACCACCCCGGCCTGACGTACCGCAACCTCAGCATCGAGCACCGCCCCTACGACCAGGCCGCACAGCCGCCCGGCGTCCTCGCGGGCCCGTATCTGGCGGAGCGCTACCTGGAGGTCGCCGAGGACGGCACCGAGGAGATCCGCCAGGCCCTCGAACTCATCGCGAAATCGGCGGAGTCGGACGAGCCCCTGGTCTTCCACTGCGCCTCCGGCAAGGACCGCACGGGCGAGCTGGCGGCCCTGGTGCTGTCCCTGCTCGGCGTGGACGAGCAGACGATCATCGAGGACTTCAGCCTCACCGAGCTGGCCACCGAGGCCCTGCTCGCCGACTGGCGGGCCCGCAACGACGGCCGCTCCCCGCGCTGGCCGGACTTCGCCCGCGCCCCGGAGTCGGTGATGCGGCTCTTCCTCGCCGCCCTGAAGGAGCGCCACGGCTCGGTCGAGGGCTATGTCACCGAGGCCCTCTCCCTGGACGCGGAGGCCCTCGCACGCACCCTGCGAGGCGCGCTGCTGGAACAACCGCCCGCCGAATGGCCCGAGTTGGCCTACCGCAAGGCGACGGAGGAGGACGCCCCCACGCTGGTCCGCCTGCGCGACTCGGCGGCGCTGTGGCAACTGGCCCGCGGCATCGACCAGTGGAAGCCGGGCGAGAAGGGCGCCGACCACTTCCGCGCCCGGACGCGCGACGGCGAGGTCTGGCTGGCCCACTCGGGCGGCCACCTCGCCGGAGCCTGGGAACTGTGGTGGTCCGACCCGGCCGCCTGGGGCCCCCGCCCCGACGAGGCGGGCTACATCCACCGCCTGATGACCACGCCCCACACGGCCCCTCCGGGCACCGGCCGCGCCCTCCTGGCCCGGGCGGAGTCCCGCATCACCGAGACCGGCCGCCCCTACGCCCGCCTGGACTGCCTCAGCTCCAACCCCCGCCTGCGCGCGTACTACGAGTCCGCGGGCTACCGGGTGGTCGGCGAACAGCGGGCCAAGCAAGGCGGCGCGGGAAGCCCGTACGCGGTGACGCTGATGGAGAAAAGGCTGGCGTGA
- a CDS encoding SDR family NAD(P)-dependent oxidoreductase: protein MAPAAPSAASRIAIITGASGGIGAATARQLAAAGYRVVLTARRKDRIEALAEEINAAGHSAAAYQLDVTDRAAVDEFATAFPAIGVLVNNAGGALGADPVATGDPADWRAMFETNVIGTLNLTQALLPKLEASGDGTVVVVSSTAGLGTYEGGAGYVAAKHGEHVLAETLRLEIVGRPVRVIEVAPGMVKTDEFALTRFGGDTEKAAKVYQGVAEPLTADDVADTISWAVTRPSHVNIDLLVVRPRAQASNTKVHREL from the coding sequence ATGGCCCCCGCCGCACCGTCCGCCGCCTCCCGTATCGCGATCATCACCGGCGCGAGCGGCGGAATCGGCGCCGCCACCGCGCGGCAGCTCGCCGCGGCCGGATACCGGGTCGTGCTGACCGCCCGCCGCAAGGACCGCATCGAGGCGCTGGCCGAGGAGATCAACGCGGCCGGGCACTCCGCCGCCGCCTACCAGCTGGACGTCACCGACCGGGCCGCGGTCGACGAGTTCGCCACCGCCTTCCCGGCGATCGGCGTCCTGGTCAACAACGCCGGCGGCGCCCTGGGCGCCGACCCGGTGGCCACCGGCGACCCGGCCGACTGGCGCGCGATGTTCGAGACCAACGTCATCGGCACCCTCAACCTCACCCAGGCCCTGCTGCCGAAGCTGGAGGCGAGCGGCGACGGCACGGTCGTCGTGGTGTCCTCCACGGCGGGCCTCGGCACCTACGAGGGCGGCGCGGGCTACGTCGCCGCCAAGCACGGCGAGCACGTCCTCGCCGAGACCCTCCGGCTGGAGATCGTCGGCCGGCCGGTCCGGGTGATCGAGGTCGCGCCCGGCATGGTGAAGACGGACGAATTCGCGCTCACCCGCTTCGGCGGCGACACCGAGAAGGCCGCCAAGGTCTACCAGGGCGTGGCCGAGCCCCTCACCGCCGACGACGTCGCGGACACCATCAGCTGGGCGGTGACCCGCCCGAGCCACGTCAACATCGACCTCCTCGTCGTCCGCCCGCGCGCCCAGGCCTCCAACACGAAGGTGCACCGAGAGCTGTGA
- a CDS encoding ester cyclase, which produces MGQARELMDRLTEAVTGEPDLKALAELFAEDAVAFTPDGGEVTGRDNIVDYWRQMTDAVPDGTFVPEHAYETGDTAIDEGWFSGTNSGPIALPDGETLPATGKAVRIRGVDLATVRDGRIVSYRLYFDQMDFLDQLGLLPDEPA; this is translated from the coding sequence ATGGGACAGGCGCGTGAGCTGATGGACCGGCTGACCGAGGCGGTCACCGGGGAACCGGATCTGAAGGCGCTCGCGGAGCTCTTCGCGGAGGACGCGGTCGCCTTCACACCCGACGGCGGGGAAGTCACCGGGCGGGACAACATCGTCGACTACTGGCGGCAGATGACGGACGCCGTGCCGGACGGCACCTTCGTGCCCGAGCACGCCTACGAGACCGGCGACACCGCCATCGACGAGGGCTGGTTCAGCGGCACCAACAGCGGGCCGATCGCACTGCCCGACGGGGAGACGCTGCCCGCGACCGGGAAAGCGGTCCGGATCCGCGGCGTGGACCTCGCCACCGTCCGGGACGGCCGGATCGTCAGCTACCGCCTCTACTTCGACCAGATGGACTTCCTGGACCAGCTCGGCCTGCTGCCGGACGAGCCCGCCTGA
- a CDS encoding YnfA family protein encodes MSVLRSATLFVVAALFEIGGAWLVWQGVREHRGWVWIGGGVLALGAYGFVATLQPDAEFGRILAAYGGVFVAGSLAWGMVADGYRPDRWDVLGALICLAGMAVIMYAPRGE; translated from the coding sequence ATGTCCGTCCTGCGCTCCGCCACCCTGTTCGTCGTCGCCGCCCTCTTCGAGATCGGCGGCGCGTGGCTGGTCTGGCAGGGCGTGCGGGAGCACCGCGGCTGGGTGTGGATCGGCGGGGGCGTCCTCGCGCTCGGCGCCTACGGCTTTGTGGCGACCCTCCAGCCCGACGCCGAGTTCGGCCGCATCCTCGCCGCGTACGGCGGGGTGTTCGTGGCCGGCTCGCTCGCCTGGGGCATGGTCGCGGACGGCTACCGGCCCGACCGCTGGGACGTGCTGGGCGCGCTGATCTGCCTCGCGGGAATGGCCGTGATCATGTACGCCCCGCGCGGCGAATAA
- a CDS encoding winged helix-turn-helix transcriptional regulator, with protein sequence MATMTAAQRREQARLDYDAFIKGCPTNQLLDRLSDKWVSLVVAALAAGPMRYSDLGRKIAGVSPKMLTQTLRSLERDGILSREVTPSVPVRVDYELTPLGHSLSLLLTAVKDWAETHIEQVHEARERYDSVQDV encoded by the coding sequence ATGGCGACCATGACGGCGGCGCAGCGACGCGAGCAGGCACGTCTGGATTACGACGCGTTCATCAAGGGGTGCCCCACCAACCAGCTGCTCGACCGGCTCAGCGACAAGTGGGTCAGCCTGGTCGTCGCCGCCCTCGCCGCCGGGCCCATGCGCTACAGCGACCTCGGCCGCAAAATCGCCGGGGTCAGCCCCAAGATGCTCACCCAGACCCTGCGCTCACTGGAGCGCGACGGCATCCTCTCCCGCGAGGTGACGCCGTCCGTCCCGGTCCGGGTCGACTACGAGCTCACCCCGCTCGGCCACAGCCTGTCGCTGCTGCTGACGGCCGTGAAGGACTGGGCCGAGACCCACATCGAGCAGGTCCACGAGGCCCGGGAGCGCTACGACTCCGTGCAGGACGTCTAG
- a CDS encoding NADP-dependent oxidoreductase → MRAAVVTTFGGPEAVELVETEVPEPGAGQIRIKVAAATLNPVDSGVRAGVFGGAGQRIGLGWDVAGTVDAAGTAADWTVGEDVVALVYGPLKPHGTHAEYVVVDADAVAKAPASADAVHAATLPLNALTAVQALDLLGVEPGQSLLVTGAAGAVGGYALQLAAHRGITATALARETDEELVRSLGAARLAGADEGGFDAVLDAAFLGEAALERVRDGGAYIGVIPHAEPASVRGVRVGAVEVNADGGALAELSRLVDEGVLTLRVAETYALDDAAKAHARLAAGGLRGRLVLVP, encoded by the coding sequence ATGCGCGCAGCAGTGGTGACGACGTTCGGCGGACCCGAGGCCGTGGAGCTCGTGGAGACCGAGGTGCCGGAGCCGGGCGCCGGCCAGATACGGATCAAGGTGGCGGCGGCCACGCTGAACCCGGTCGACTCCGGGGTCCGGGCGGGCGTCTTCGGGGGCGCCGGGCAGCGGATCGGCCTTGGCTGGGACGTCGCCGGGACGGTGGACGCGGCCGGCACGGCCGCCGACTGGACCGTCGGCGAGGACGTCGTGGCCCTCGTCTACGGCCCGCTGAAGCCGCACGGCACGCACGCCGAGTACGTCGTCGTGGACGCGGACGCGGTGGCCAAGGCCCCCGCGAGCGCCGACGCCGTGCACGCGGCCACGCTTCCGCTGAACGCCCTGACCGCCGTACAGGCCCTTGACCTGCTCGGGGTGGAGCCGGGCCAGTCGCTGCTGGTGACCGGTGCCGCGGGGGCGGTCGGCGGGTACGCCCTCCAGCTCGCCGCGCACCGCGGGATCACCGCGACGGCGCTGGCCCGGGAGACGGACGAGGAGCTCGTACGGTCGCTGGGGGCGGCCCGGCTCGCGGGCGCCGACGAGGGCGGCTTCGACGCCGTGCTCGACGCGGCGTTCCTCGGCGAGGCGGCCCTGGAGCGGGTGCGCGACGGCGGCGCCTACATCGGCGTCATCCCGCACGCCGAACCGGCGTCGGTGCGCGGGGTGCGGGTCGGCGCGGTCGAGGTGAACGCCGACGGCGGCGCGCTCGCCGAGCTGTCCCGACTGGTCGACGAGGGCGTCCTGACCCTCCGGGTCGCCGAGACCTACGCCCTGGACGACGCGGCGAAGGCCCACGCCCGACTGGCCGCGGGCGGCCTGCGCGGGCGCCTGGTGCTGGTGCCGTGA
- a CDS encoding helix-turn-helix domain-containing protein — protein MEARRRDTDTRGIVDPAGLLTRVRFRRHRPAEPLGRYVEWYWLIDWDLPEPYASQIVPHPAVNLTFQWDEDEGPPYGELTGVTLGLYTRKLSGRGRVCGVKFRPGGFRPYAPGDPVSRWTDRALPAEEVFPRATGEAARTIVTPVDDRDRVAALDAFLLALAPAPDPQADLAMELVRRIRADRALRRVGDFADAEGLSTRALQRLFSAYVGVSPKWVLLRYRIQEALDHAGTRPDLDWAALANELGYADQAHLIRDFTATVGVPPTAYAQAATPS, from the coding sequence ATGGAAGCTCGCCGGCGTGACACCGACACCCGGGGCATCGTGGACCCGGCCGGACTGCTGACCCGCGTGCGCTTCCGCCGCCACCGGCCGGCCGAGCCGCTGGGCCGCTACGTCGAGTGGTACTGGCTGATCGACTGGGACCTGCCCGAGCCGTACGCCTCACAGATCGTCCCGCACCCGGCCGTCAACCTCACCTTCCAGTGGGACGAGGACGAGGGTCCGCCCTACGGGGAGCTGACCGGGGTGACCCTCGGTCTGTACACCCGCAAGCTGAGCGGACGCGGCCGGGTCTGCGGGGTGAAGTTCCGCCCCGGCGGCTTCCGCCCGTACGCCCCCGGGGATCCCGTCTCCCGGTGGACGGACCGCGCGCTGCCCGCCGAGGAGGTCTTCCCGCGGGCCACGGGCGAGGCCGCCCGCACGATCGTCACCCCCGTCGACGACCGTGACCGGGTGGCCGCCCTCGACGCGTTCCTGCTGGCCCTGGCCCCCGCCCCGGACCCCCAGGCCGACCTCGCCATGGAGCTCGTCCGGCGCATCCGCGCCGACCGCGCGCTCCGCCGGGTGGGGGACTTCGCCGACGCGGAGGGGCTGTCGACCCGGGCACTCCAGCGGCTGTTCTCGGCCTATGTGGGCGTCAGTCCCAAGTGGGTGCTGCTGCGGTACCGCATCCAGGAGGCCCTGGACCACGCCGGCACCCGCCCCGACCTCGACTGGGCCGCCCTCGCCAACGAACTCGGCTACGCCGACCAGGCCCACCTGATCCGGGACTTCACGGCCACGGTGGGGGTGCCGCCGACGGCGTACGCGCAGGCGGCGACCCCCTCGTAG
- a CDS encoding TIGR03086 family metal-binding protein, protein MDTNPVKTYGIGELLAMARERAVPVVRGIPDPALGGPTPCAEYDVKALCNHLFQVVVQFQRLAVKQDSDFGETPDRLAGSPEWRELFAEETDRLVALWSAPGAEEGTTGAMNMPARLVGSMALLDLTVHVWDLARATGQEYSGADEAVVAELAAAVEELEPTARKMGVFGAPVPVAEDAPAFERLLADTGRDPHWTP, encoded by the coding sequence ATGGACACGAACCCTGTGAAGACGTACGGCATCGGTGAGCTGCTGGCCATGGCGCGGGAGCGGGCGGTCCCGGTGGTGCGGGGCATCCCGGACCCGGCCCTCGGCGGTCCCACGCCGTGCGCGGAGTACGACGTGAAGGCGCTGTGCAACCACTTGTTCCAGGTGGTCGTCCAGTTCCAGCGGCTGGCGGTGAAGCAGGACTCGGACTTCGGCGAGACCCCGGACCGGCTGGCCGGGAGCCCCGAGTGGCGCGAGCTGTTCGCCGAGGAGACGGACCGGCTGGTGGCGCTCTGGTCCGCGCCCGGCGCCGAGGAGGGCACGACGGGCGCGATGAACATGCCGGCGCGGCTGGTCGGCTCGATGGCCCTGCTGGATCTGACCGTGCATGTGTGGGACCTGGCGCGGGCGACGGGCCAGGAGTACTCCGGCGCGGACGAGGCGGTCGTGGCGGAGCTGGCCGCGGCGGTCGAGGAGCTGGAGCCGACGGCCCGGAAGATGGGCGTCTTCGGGGCGCCCGTGCCGGTGGCGGAGGACGCGCCGGCCTTCGAGCGGCTGCTCGCCGACACCGGACGTGACCCGCACTGGACGCCCTGA